The following are encoded together in the Cerasicoccus sp. TK19100 genome:
- the rpsH gene encoding 30S ribosomal protein S8 yields MASHDTIGDFLTLLRNASIAGQDSCSTRFSKLKAGVASILKDEGYVQDFGIREEGPGHKFIDISLKYVDGQPAIVGIERFSKPGRRLYSGYEDIPKVLGGLGISILTTSKGILKDRDARRQKVGGEVICKVW; encoded by the coding sequence ATGGCATCCCACGATACTATAGGTGACTTCCTCACACTATTGCGCAACGCCAGCATCGCTGGTCAGGACTCTTGCTCCACGCGCTTCTCGAAGCTGAAGGCCGGCGTAGCCAGCATCCTCAAGGATGAAGGTTACGTTCAGGATTTCGGCATCCGCGAGGAAGGACCCGGACACAAATTCATCGACATCTCCCTGAAGTATGTCGATGGCCAACCCGCGATTGTCGGCATCGAGCGTTTCTCGAAGCCCGGTCGTCGCCTCTATTCCGGATACGAAGACATTCCGAAGGTACTCGGCGGTCTTGGCATCTCCATCCTCACCACTTCCAAGGGCATCCTGAAGGACCGTGACGCCCGTCGCCAGAAAGTTGGCGGCGAGGTGATCTGCAAGGTCTGGTAA
- the rplF gene encoding 50S ribosomal protein L6, which yields MSRIGKLPVPIADKVKVSVSGQTVNVDGPKGKLTKTFDSDVKVTVDDNQVVIEPSNSSRQAKAMWGTARSIINGMIIGVTEPYKKQLEIEGVGFKANLQGNILDLALGYSHEIKYPIPAGVTVTVDKSGTKIDVEGADKQAVGQVAADIYGYYPVEPYKGKGVKIVGRYVRRKEGKKTG from the coding sequence ATGAGCAGAATTGGTAAACTTCCCGTTCCGATCGCCGACAAGGTCAAAGTTTCCGTTAGCGGCCAAACCGTTAACGTCGATGGCCCTAAGGGCAAACTGACCAAGACTTTCGACAGCGACGTCAAAGTCACCGTTGATGATAATCAAGTCGTTATCGAGCCGAGCAACAGCTCCCGCCAGGCCAAGGCCATGTGGGGCACCGCGCGCTCGATCATTAATGGCATGATCATCGGTGTCACCGAGCCTTACAAAAAGCAGCTCGAGATCGAAGGCGTTGGCTTCAAGGCCAACCTCCAGGGTAATATCCTGGACCTCGCACTTGGTTACTCTCACGAGATCAAGTACCCGATCCCAGCCGGCGTCACCGTCACGGTTGACAAGAGTGGCACCAAGATCGACGTAGAAGGCGCAGACAAGCAGGCCGTTGGCCAAGTCGCTGCCGACATCTACGGCTACTACCCGGTTGAGCCTTACAAGGGCAAGGGTGTGAAGATCGTTGGTCGCTACGTCCGCCGCAAGGAAGGCAAGAAGACCGGCTAA